One genomic segment of Ictalurus punctatus breed USDA103 chromosome 4, Coco_2.0, whole genome shotgun sequence includes these proteins:
- the foxf1 gene encoding forkhead box protein F1 gives MTAEVQQPSVQPPAQSSPMSAPEKAHAQSAAMDAASSTTKAKKTNAGIRRPEKPPYSYIALIVMAIQSSPTKRLTLSEIYQFLQSRFPFFRGSYQGWKNSVRHNLSLNECFIKLPKGLGRPGKGHYWTIDPASEFMFEEGSFRRRPRGFRRKCQALKPSMYSMMNGLGFNHLPESYNFQGSGGGLSCPPNSLSLESGIGMMNGHLAGNMEGMGLAGHSMSHLSANSGHSYMGNCTGSTGSEYPHHDNSASPLLSGGGVMEPHPVYSSTTSAWAPAPSASLNNGASYIKQQPLSPCNPGANPLQPSLPTHSLDQSYLHQNGHSTTDLQGIPRYHSQSPSMCDRKEFVFSFNAMTSSTMHSPGSGSYYHHQQVAYQDIKPCVM, from the exons ATGACGGCCGAGGTCCAGCAACCTTCCGTGCAGCCGCCTGCCCAAAGCAGCCCGATGTCCGCACCCGAGAAAGCGCACGCTCAATCGGCGGCCATGGACGCGGCCTCCTCCACCACCAAAGCCAAAAAGACAAATGCCGGCATCCGGCGTCCTGAGAAGCCGCCGTACTCGTACATCGCGCTCATCGTCATGGCCATCCAGAGCTCTCCGACGAAGCGTCTTACGCTCAGCGAGATCTACCAGTTCCTCCAGAGCCGCTTCCCGTTCTTCCGCGGCTCTTACCAGGGCTGGAAAAACTCCGTGCGTCACAACTTGTCCTTAAACGAGTGCTTCATTAAGCTGCCCAAGGGGCTCGGGCGACCAGGGAAGGGTCACTACTGGACCATCGACCCTGCGAGCGAGTTCATGTTCGAGGAGGGCTCTTTTCGGCGCAGACCACGCGGATTCCGGCGCAAATGTCAGGCGCTCAAGCCGTCCATGTACAGCATGATGAACGGCCTCGGGTTCAACCACTTACCCGAGTCCTACAACTTCCAGGGCAGCGGCGGAGGCCTGTCTTGCCCGCCAAATAGTTTATCTTTAGAGAGCGGGATTGGGATGATGAACGGACATTTGGCAGGCAACATGGAGGGAATGGGCCTGGCGGGACACTCCATGTCTCATCTGTCAGCCAACAGTGGACATTCCTACATGGGGAACTGTACGGGATCCACGGGGAGCGAGTATCCCCATCACGACAACTCAGCCTCGCCCCTGCTGTCCGGCGGCGGAGTCATGGAGCCGCATCCCGTTTACTCGAGCACGACCTCGGCGTGGGCGCCCGCGCCGTCAGCTTCCCTTAATAACGGAGCGTCTTACATTAAACAGCAGCCTCTGTCTCCGTGCAACCCAGGTGCAAATCCTTTACAGCCGAGCTTACCCACACACTCTTTGGACCAGTCATATCTGCACCAGAATGGGCACAGCACGACCGACCTACaag GTATTCCCAGGTACCATTCCCAATCTCCCAGCATGTGCGACCGGAAGGAGTTTGTGTTCTCTTTCAACGCCATGACATCTTCAACTATGCATTCACCTGGAAGCGGCTCTTATTATCATCACCAACAAGTCGCCTATCAGGACATCAAGCCTTGCGTGATGTGA